In Nocardioides sp. JQ2195, a genomic segment contains:
- the paaK gene encoding phenylacetate--CoA ligase PaaK yields the protein MSGDIPTIDRAALEELQLERLRTTLRQAWEHVPHHRRAFEAAGVRPDDLTTLADLARFPFTTKADLRDNYPFGMFAVPRDQVNRVHASSGTTGKPTVVGYTRDDIDVWSELMARSIRLAGGRPGDVVQVSYGYGLFTGGLGAHYGAERLGCTVVPVSGGMTSRQVQLITDFEPRIIMVTPSYFLAILDEMEAQGVDPRRTSLEIGIFGAEPWTDEMRRAIEERAGITAVDIYGLSEVMGPGVSQEAATTQDGLHVWEDHFLPEVIDPVTHEVLPDGSEGELVFTSLTKQAMPVIRYRTRDLTTLLPGTAAPAFRRMRKVTGRTDDMMIVRGVNVFPTQVEEQILAVPGLAPHYLCVLTRPGNLDELTVRVEAETTVDPALGATLAERIKQRIGVSAHVEVVERHALERSLGKAKRIDDRR from the coding sequence ATGAGTGGCGACATCCCGACCATCGACCGAGCGGCCCTCGAGGAGCTGCAGCTCGAGCGCCTGCGCACGACCCTGCGCCAGGCGTGGGAGCACGTCCCCCACCACCGACGGGCGTTCGAGGCGGCCGGGGTGCGACCGGATGACCTGACCACGCTCGCCGACCTCGCCCGCTTCCCGTTCACCACGAAGGCCGACCTGCGGGACAACTATCCCTTCGGCATGTTCGCGGTGCCGCGCGACCAGGTGAACCGCGTGCACGCCTCCAGCGGCACCACCGGCAAGCCGACCGTCGTCGGCTACACCAGGGACGACATCGACGTGTGGTCCGAGCTGATGGCCCGATCGATCCGTCTCGCCGGCGGCCGGCCCGGCGACGTCGTGCAGGTCTCCTACGGCTACGGCCTCTTCACCGGTGGCCTCGGAGCCCACTACGGCGCCGAGCGACTGGGCTGCACCGTGGTTCCGGTCAGCGGGGGCATGACGTCACGACAGGTCCAGCTGATCACTGACTTCGAGCCGCGGATCATCATGGTCACCCCGTCCTACTTCCTCGCCATCCTCGACGAGATGGAAGCCCAGGGGGTCGACCCCCGACGCACAAGTCTCGAGATCGGCATTTTCGGCGCCGAGCCGTGGACCGACGAGATGCGCCGTGCCATCGAGGAGCGGGCCGGCATCACCGCGGTCGACATCTATGGCCTCAGCGAGGTGATGGGCCCCGGCGTCAGCCAGGAGGCCGCGACCACCCAGGACGGCCTGCACGTCTGGGAGGACCACTTCCTGCCGGAGGTCATCGACCCGGTCACCCATGAGGTGCTGCCGGACGGGAGCGAGGGCGAGCTGGTCTTCACCAGCCTGACCAAGCAGGCCATGCCGGTCATCCGCTATCGCACCCGGGACCTGACCACGTTGTTGCCCGGTACGGCGGCGCCGGCGTTCCGGCGGATGCGCAAGGTCACCGGTCGCACCGACGACATGATGATCGTGCGCGGGGTGAACGTGTTCCCCACCCAGGTCGAGGAGCAGATCCTCGCCGTTCCCGGGTTGGCTCCGCACTACCTGTGCGTGCTCACCCGGCCCGGCAACCTCGACGAGCTCACCGTGCGGGTCGAGGCCGAGACGACCGTCGACCCTGCCCTCGGGGCGACCCTCGCCGAGCGGATCAAGCAGCGGATCGGGGTGAGCGCCCACGTCGAGGTCGTCGAGCGCCACGCGCTGGAGCGTTCCCTGGGCAAGGCCAAGCGGATCGACGACCGGCGCTGA
- the nuoL gene encoding NADH-quinone oxidoreductase subunit L → MSSPNALLSSLAAETHIPVVDPGSADGVLSLAWLVIVLPLVGAAILLIGGRRTNAWGHLLGTATVAGSFVLGLLMFAALLGRDEGERQVGQHLFTWIEAGGFTVGMDLLIDPLSILFVLLITGVGSLIHVYSIGYMAHDERRRRFFGYLNLFIAAMLMLVLAADYLGIFLGWEGVGLASYLLIGFWQHKPSAAAAAKKAFVMNRIGDIGMSLAIMLMFVTFGTTAFAGVSAAASGANENTMNAIGLLLLLGACGKSAQVPLQAWLLDAMEGPTPVSALIHAATMVTAGVYLIVRSNFIFENASIAQTTVVVVAVVTLLWGAVIGCAKDDIKKVLAGSTMSQIGYMMLGAGLGAAGYAFAIFHLLTHGFFKANMFLGAGSVMHATDDDVDMRHYGALARAVPITFLTFAMGYLAIIGFPGFSGFWSKDKIIETAFAQNIWVGLAAMLGAGITAFYMTRLMLMTFFTPGPDGKGRWEPGVHPHESPKVMTVPLIVLAALSLLGGILLVGSWITDWLSPVVGEVHHEHLPVPALALTAIIVLVVAAGVALAWFTIGRTEVPREAPTDVSVFTRAARADLYGDAINDGLVVNPGRHAVSGLMAFDTTVIDGAVEGQATGVSGLARLIRVVQNGFVRSYALSILIGASLVVAVMLVVNAG, encoded by the coding sequence ATGAGTTCCCCCAACGCCCTGCTGTCGAGCCTTGCTGCCGAGACCCACATCCCCGTGGTCGACCCCGGCAGTGCCGACGGCGTCCTCTCGCTCGCGTGGCTGGTGATCGTGCTGCCGCTGGTCGGTGCCGCGATCCTGCTGATCGGTGGCCGCCGTACCAACGCCTGGGGCCACCTGCTCGGCACCGCCACGGTGGCCGGCTCGTTCGTGCTCGGCCTGCTGATGTTCGCCGCGTTGCTCGGCCGTGACGAGGGCGAGCGCCAGGTCGGACAGCACCTCTTCACCTGGATCGAGGCCGGTGGCTTCACCGTCGGCATGGACCTGCTGATCGACCCGCTGTCGATCCTGTTCGTCCTGCTGATCACCGGCGTCGGCTCGCTGATCCACGTCTACTCGATCGGCTACATGGCGCACGACGAGCGCCGGCGCCGGTTCTTCGGCTACCTCAACCTGTTCATCGCAGCGATGCTGATGCTGGTGCTCGCCGCCGACTACCTCGGCATCTTCCTCGGTTGGGAGGGCGTCGGCCTGGCCTCCTACCTCCTGATCGGCTTCTGGCAGCACAAGCCGAGTGCCGCCGCGGCGGCCAAGAAGGCCTTCGTGATGAACCGCATCGGTGACATCGGGATGTCGCTGGCCATCATGCTGATGTTCGTCACGTTCGGCACCACCGCCTTCGCCGGTGTCAGCGCTGCCGCGAGTGGCGCCAACGAGAACACCATGAACGCGATCGGCCTCCTGCTGCTGCTCGGCGCGTGCGGCAAGAGCGCCCAGGTTCCGTTGCAGGCGTGGCTCCTCGACGCCATGGAGGGCCCCACCCCGGTGTCGGCCCTGATCCACGCCGCCACCATGGTGACCGCCGGCGTCTACCTCATCGTGCGTTCCAACTTCATCTTCGAGAACGCGTCCATCGCCCAGACCACGGTCGTGGTCGTCGCCGTGGTCACGCTCTTGTGGGGTGCGGTCATCGGGTGCGCCAAGGACGACATCAAGAAGGTCTTGGCCGGCTCGACGATGAGTCAGATCGGCTACATGATGCTGGGCGCCGGGCTGGGTGCCGCAGGCTACGCGTTCGCCATCTTCCACCTGCTCACCCACGGGTTCTTCAAGGCCAACATGTTCCTCGGCGCCGGATCGGTCATGCACGCCACCGACGACGACGTCGACATGCGTCACTACGGCGCGTTGGCGCGTGCGGTGCCGATCACCTTCCTGACCTTCGCGATGGGCTACCTGGCGATCATCGGGTTCCCCGGCTTCTCCGGGTTCTGGTCGAAGGACAAGATCATCGAGACCGCGTTCGCCCAGAACATCTGGGTCGGCCTGGCCGCGATGCTCGGCGCCGGGATCACCGCGTTCTACATGACCCGGCTGATGCTGATGACGTTCTTCACGCCGGGTCCCGACGGAAAGGGACGGTGGGAACCCGGTGTCCACCCGCACGAGTCGCCGAAGGTGATGACGGTTCCGCTGATCGTGCTGGCCGCACTGTCGCTGCTCGGCGGCATCCTGCTCGTCGGCAGCTGGATCACCGACTGGCTCTCCCCGGTGGTGGGCGAGGTCCACCACGAGCACCTGCCGGTCCCCGCGCTGGCCCTGACCGCCATCATCGTGCTGGTCGTCGCCGCCGGTGTTGCCCTTGCCTGGTTCACGATCGGAAGGACCGAGGTGCCCCGAGAAGCGCCCACTGATGTCTCCGTCTTCACCCGAGCGGCCCGTGCCGACCTCTACGGAGACGCGATCAACGACGGCCTGGTCGTCAACCCCGGCCGCCATGCGGTCTCCGGGCTGATGGCCTTCGACACGACCGTCATCGACGGTGCCGTCGAGGGCCAGGCCACCGGGGTGAGCGGGCTGGCCCGGCTCATTCGCGTGGTCCAGAACGGCTTCGTCCGCTCCTACGCCCTCTCGATCCTGATCGGCGCCTCACTGGTGGTCGCGGTCATGCTGGTGGTGAATGCCGGATGA
- the nuoK gene encoding NADH-quinone oxidoreductase subunit NuoK has protein sequence MSTEPYIILSAILFTIGCVGVLVRRNAIVVFMCVELMLNASNLALVTFAKANGNLDGQIAAFFVMVVAAAEVVVGLAIIMTIFRTRRSASVDDASLLKY, from the coding sequence ATGAGCACCGAGCCCTACATCATCCTCTCCGCGATCCTGTTCACCATCGGCTGCGTGGGGGTGCTGGTCCGGCGCAACGCCATCGTGGTGTTCATGTGCGTGGAGCTGATGCTCAACGCGTCGAACCTGGCGCTGGTGACCTTCGCCAAGGCGAACGGCAACCTCGACGGCCAGATCGCTGCGTTCTTCGTGATGGTGGTCGCCGCGGCCGAGGTCGTGGTCGGACTCGCGATCATCATGACCATCTTCCGGACTCGACGCTCGGCCTCGGTCGACGACGCCAGCCTGCTGAAGTACTGA
- a CDS encoding polyprenyl synthetase family protein has protein sequence MAEVESALTGHIVSEAEFVTTAARHLMDAGGKRFRPLLVLLAAETGPDAAADEVVTAACVVELTHLASLYHDDVMDEADLRRGADSANSRWDNHVAILTGDFLFSKSSELTADLGADAVRIQAKTFTKLVEGQILETLEPAPDADPIEHHLRVVAGKTGSLIATSALYGARFSGAPREIEDALAAYGEIVGTAFQLSDDILDIASESDESGKTPGTDLREGVPTLPVLLAQRSEDPADARLVELLGMDLDDDALHAEALGLLRVHPAMNEARAYVVARASEAKELLKVLPEGPVRAALEGFADVVATRTA, from the coding sequence ATGGCCGAGGTGGAGAGCGCCCTCACCGGGCACATCGTCAGCGAAGCGGAGTTCGTCACCACGGCAGCTCGGCACCTGATGGATGCCGGCGGCAAGCGGTTCCGTCCCTTGCTGGTGCTCCTGGCCGCCGAGACCGGCCCCGATGCGGCTGCCGACGAGGTGGTCACCGCGGCCTGCGTGGTCGAGCTGACCCACCTCGCCTCGCTCTACCACGACGACGTGATGGACGAGGCCGACCTGCGACGCGGCGCCGACTCGGCCAACTCGCGCTGGGACAACCACGTCGCGATCCTCACCGGCGACTTCCTGTTCTCGAAGTCCTCGGAGCTCACCGCCGACCTCGGGGCCGACGCGGTGCGGATCCAGGCGAAGACGTTCACCAAGCTGGTCGAGGGACAGATCCTCGAGACCCTCGAGCCGGCGCCCGACGCCGACCCGATCGAGCACCACCTGCGCGTCGTCGCCGGCAAGACCGGATCACTCATCGCCACCTCCGCGCTCTACGGCGCGCGCTTCAGCGGTGCCCCACGCGAGATCGAGGACGCCCTGGCGGCGTACGGCGAGATCGTCGGCACGGCCTTCCAGCTCTCCGACGACATCCTCGACATCGCCTCGGAGAGTGACGAGTCCGGGAAGACGCCGGGCACCGACCTGCGTGAAGGAGTGCCGACGCTGCCGGTGCTCCTGGCCCAGCGCTCGGAGGACCCTGCCGACGCGCGACTCGTCGAGCTCCTGGGCATGGACCTCGACGACGATGCCCTGCACGCCGAGGCCCTCGGGCTGCTGCGGGTCCACCCGGCGATGAACGAGGCCCGGGCCTACGTGGTGGCCCGCGCCAGCGAGGCCAAGGAACTGCTCAAGGTGCTGCCCGAGGGCCCGGTCCGCGCCGCCCTCGAGGGGTTCGCCGACGTGGTGGCCACCCGTACCGCCTGA
- the nuoI gene encoding NADH-quinone oxidoreductase subunit NuoI, translating into MTRSNEQANEESRSLKEQFWDPVAGFGVTFRTMFKKVVTEQYPFEKMPTAPRFHGRHQLNRWPDGLEKCIGCELCAWACPADAIYVEGASNDESANGEGRFSPGERYGRVYQINYLRCILCGLCIEACPTRALTMTNEYELADNNRADLIYEKSDLLAPLLPGMEQPPHAMLIGDTDGDYYRGDFKARPSATDPATTGGEAKAQDAWTSASRKEG; encoded by the coding sequence ATGACTCGGTCGAATGAGCAGGCCAACGAGGAGTCCCGGAGCCTGAAGGAGCAGTTCTGGGACCCCGTCGCCGGCTTCGGCGTCACGTTCCGGACCATGTTCAAGAAGGTGGTCACCGAGCAGTACCCCTTCGAGAAGATGCCGACGGCACCACGCTTCCACGGTCGCCACCAGCTCAACCGGTGGCCCGACGGCCTCGAGAAGTGCATTGGCTGCGAGCTGTGCGCCTGGGCCTGCCCGGCCGACGCGATCTACGTCGAGGGCGCCTCCAACGACGAGTCGGCGAACGGCGAGGGGCGGTTCAGCCCGGGTGAGCGCTACGGCCGCGTCTACCAGATCAACTACCTGCGCTGCATCCTGTGCGGACTGTGCATCGAGGCCTGCCCCACGCGGGCCCTGACGATGACCAACGAGTACGAGCTGGCCGACAACAACCGGGCCGACCTGATCTACGAGAAGTCCGACCTGCTCGCCCCCTTGCTTCCCGGCATGGAGCAACCGCCCCACGCGATGCTGATCGGCGACACCGACGGTGACTACTACCGCGGTGACTTCAAGGCACGCCCGAGCGCGACCGATCCGGCGACCACCGGTGGCGAGGCCAAGGCGCAGGACGCCTGGACCAGCGCGAGCCGGAAGGAGGGCTGA
- a CDS encoding NADH-quinone oxidoreductase subunit M — MNDFPWLSLIILLPLVGGLVTALLPATGSALPKQVALGTATLTFVLSLVVACSYEPGDGFQFVELHDWIPAFGTHYAVAVDGIGLTLVLLTTLLVPVVVLASWNDADVAGGTSRAPGFFGWMLALEGLALVVFMAQDVFLFYVAFEATLIPAYFLVGHYGHVDKAVRAKAAVKFLLYMLAGGLIMLASVVGLYAVSAQAGHPTYLIGELAALDLDKETGRWLFLGFFIAFAIKAPLFPVHTWLPDTTAAATPGTSVLLICVLDKIGTYGMLRFCLGLFPEASKWATPVVVVLALISIIYGALIAIGQDDMLRLIGLTSLSHFGFIVLGVFVMNSQGMTGATFYMFNHGLATAVLFLVAGYLIRRRGSTLISDHGGVEKVAPVLAGLFLVGGLGTLGLPGLSPFVSEFLVLVGGFAHHWVTGAFAVTGIVLAAIYVLWMYQKLMTGPTVPGVVGMKDVNAREIGAVAPLVVAMLIFGFYPKPMLDIINPAVEGTMSVVGVSDDDPVVTPVDAESSQEGQQ, encoded by the coding sequence ATGAATGACTTCCCCTGGTTGAGCCTGATCATCCTGCTGCCGCTGGTCGGCGGCCTGGTCACCGCTCTGCTCCCCGCCACCGGCTCGGCGCTTCCGAAGCAGGTGGCCCTCGGCACCGCGACCCTGACCTTCGTGCTCTCCCTCGTCGTGGCGTGCTCCTACGAGCCGGGCGACGGCTTCCAGTTCGTCGAGCTGCACGACTGGATCCCCGCCTTCGGCACCCACTACGCCGTCGCCGTGGACGGCATCGGGCTGACGTTGGTGCTGCTGACCACGCTGCTGGTCCCGGTCGTCGTGCTCGCCTCGTGGAACGACGCGGATGTCGCCGGCGGCACCTCGCGTGCCCCCGGCTTCTTCGGCTGGATGCTGGCACTGGAAGGCTTGGCCCTGGTCGTCTTCATGGCCCAGGACGTCTTCCTGTTCTACGTCGCCTTCGAGGCCACGCTGATCCCGGCCTACTTCCTGGTGGGCCACTACGGCCACGTCGACAAGGCAGTGCGCGCCAAGGCAGCCGTGAAGTTCCTGCTCTACATGCTGGCAGGCGGGCTGATCATGCTCGCCTCCGTCGTCGGCCTCTACGCCGTCTCGGCCCAGGCCGGCCACCCGACGTACCTGATCGGTGAGCTGGCCGCGCTCGACCTCGACAAGGAGACCGGTCGCTGGCTGTTCCTCGGCTTCTTCATCGCCTTCGCGATCAAGGCGCCGCTGTTCCCCGTGCACACCTGGCTGCCGGACACCACGGCCGCGGCCACACCGGGCACCAGCGTGCTGCTGATCTGCGTCCTCGACAAGATCGGCACCTACGGCATGCTCCGCTTCTGCCTGGGGCTCTTCCCCGAGGCGTCGAAGTGGGCCACGCCGGTGGTCGTCGTGCTGGCCCTGATCTCGATCATCTACGGTGCCCTGATCGCGATCGGCCAGGACGACATGCTGCGGTTGATCGGTCTCACCTCGCTGTCCCACTTCGGTTTCATCGTGCTGGGCGTCTTCGTGATGAACAGCCAGGGCATGACCGGGGCCACCTTCTACATGTTCAACCACGGCCTGGCCACGGCGGTGCTCTTCCTGGTCGCCGGGTACCTGATCCGCAGGCGCGGCTCGACGTTGATCAGTGATCACGGAGGAGTCGAGAAGGTGGCACCGGTGCTGGCCGGCCTGTTCCTCGTCGGCGGTCTCGGGACCCTGGGACTGCCGGGGCTCTCGCCGTTCGTCTCGGAGTTCCTGGTCCTGGTCGGTGGGTTCGCCCACCACTGGGTCACCGGTGCGTTCGCCGTCACGGGCATCGTGCTCGCCGCGATCTACGTCCTCTGGATGTACCAGAAGCTGATGACAGGTCCGACCGTCCCCGGGGTGGTCGGCATGAAGGACGTGAACGCACGTGAGATCGGCGCCGTGGCCCCACTCGTGGTCGCCATGCTGATCTTCGGCTTCTATCCGAAGCCGATGCTCGACATCATCAATCCGGCCGTCGAGGGCACCATGTCGGTCGTCGGGGTCAGTGACGACGATCCTGTGGTCACGCCCGTTGACGCAGAGTCCAGCCAGGAGGGCCAGCAGTGA
- a CDS encoding NADH-quinone oxidoreductase subunit J: MTAFWILAPIMVLAALGILFVRKAVHAALLLAVVMISLAVLYAVLEAPFLFAVQIIVYTGAILMLFLFVLMLVGVDASDSVVETIRGQRLLATGFGLLLGLILVIGISQVTFGATVGLDEANAGGNVPALANLLFSKYVFAFEATSALLITAAIGAMVLAHRERLAPKETQADAASRRMREYAETGKHPGPLPAPGVFARHNAVDTPALLPDGTASEASISRVLAARGSVRSAPALADDIEMVQRQLGQSPEQSPEVSGKSGAPATTEEDQA; encoded by the coding sequence ATGACCGCGTTCTGGATCCTCGCGCCGATCATGGTGCTGGCCGCCCTGGGCATCCTGTTCGTCCGCAAGGCCGTGCACGCTGCGCTCCTGCTCGCCGTGGTGATGATCTCCTTGGCGGTGCTGTACGCCGTCCTGGAGGCGCCGTTCCTCTTCGCGGTGCAGATCATCGTCTACACCGGCGCGATCCTGATGCTGTTCCTCTTCGTGCTGATGCTGGTCGGCGTCGATGCCTCCGACTCCGTGGTGGAGACGATTCGGGGCCAGCGGCTGCTGGCCACCGGGTTCGGCCTGCTGCTCGGCCTGATCCTGGTCATCGGCATCTCCCAGGTCACCTTCGGCGCCACGGTCGGCCTCGACGAGGCCAACGCCGGGGGCAACGTCCCGGCCCTGGCCAACCTCCTGTTCAGCAAGTACGTCTTCGCGTTCGAGGCAACCTCGGCCCTGCTGATCACCGCGGCGATCGGTGCCATGGTCCTCGCCCACCGTGAGCGGCTCGCGCCCAAGGAGACCCAGGCCGACGCCGCCAGCCGCCGGATGCGCGAGTACGCCGAGACCGGCAAGCACCCGGGCCCCCTGCCGGCGCCCGGTGTGTTCGCCCGGCACAACGCGGTCGACACGCCCGCCCTGCTGCCCGACGGCACTGCCAGCGAGGCCTCGATCTCGCGGGTGCTGGCCGCCCGGGGCAGCGTGCGCAGTGCGCCGGCGTTGGCCGACGACATCGAAATGGTGCAGCGCCAGCTCGGCCAGTCGCCCGAGCAGTCGCCCGAAGTGTCCGGCAAGTCCGGAGCCCCCGCGACCACGGAGGAGGACCAGGCATGA
- the nuoN gene encoding NADH-quinone oxidoreductase subunit NuoN, which translates to MDFAKPDIEYGQLWPLLLVFAIACLGVVVEAFLPRGRRLLAQLALALAGSVAALVGVVIVGLGLDDHGGAHGSVVAEGALAVDGPAVFVWGLLLVITICGLLLFAERRLEGGVSAFAGQAAALPGTDAERIASSKGLDHTEVYPLMMFALTGMMMFAAANDLLTLFVGLEVLSLPLYLLSGLARRRRLLSQEAALKYFLLGAFSSGFVIYGIALVYGYAGVMDFAGINDAIANQTGSRTMLLIGMGMISVGLLFKVGAVPFQAWTPDVYQGAPTQVTAFMAAATKIAAFAAIMRLFYVAFGSERWTWEPMLWVIAVLSMVIGAVLAVAQSDIKRMLAYSSITHTGFLLTGLVGIHSADGLADGQITATQSVLFYLVTYGFMTVGAFAVVTLVRDAGGEATHLSRWTGLGKESPVVAGVFALFLLGFAGIPLTAGFAGKWAVFASAMSAGAWPIVVIAVLTSAMAAFFYIRVIVLMYFYEPIGDGPSVTLPSFLTATAIGIGALATVVLGVVPGPLLDLAAHAGEFIR; encoded by the coding sequence ATCGACTTCGCCAAGCCCGACATCGAGTACGGCCAGCTGTGGCCGTTGCTGCTGGTGTTCGCGATCGCCTGCCTGGGCGTCGTCGTCGAGGCGTTCCTGCCTCGCGGTCGTCGCCTCCTGGCGCAGCTCGCCCTGGCCCTCGCCGGCAGCGTCGCGGCCCTGGTCGGCGTCGTCATCGTCGGCCTCGGCCTCGACGACCACGGAGGCGCCCACGGGTCGGTCGTGGCCGAGGGCGCGTTGGCCGTCGACGGCCCCGCCGTGTTCGTGTGGGGCCTCCTGCTGGTGATCACGATCTGCGGGTTGCTGCTCTTCGCCGAGCGCCGGCTCGAGGGTGGGGTGTCCGCCTTCGCCGGACAGGCCGCGGCACTGCCCGGTACCGATGCCGAGCGCATCGCCTCGTCGAAGGGCCTCGACCACACCGAGGTCTACCCGCTGATGATGTTCGCGCTCACCGGGATGATGATGTTCGCGGCCGCCAACGACCTGCTCACGCTGTTCGTCGGGCTCGAAGTCCTCTCGTTGCCGCTCTACCTCCTCTCCGGCCTCGCCCGGCGACGTCGCCTGCTCAGCCAGGAAGCCGCCCTGAAGTACTTCCTCCTCGGCGCGTTCTCCTCCGGCTTCGTGATCTACGGCATCGCCCTGGTCTACGGATATGCGGGTGTCATGGACTTCGCCGGCATCAACGACGCGATCGCCAACCAGACCGGCAGCAGGACCATGCTGCTGATCGGCATGGGAATGATCTCGGTGGGCCTGCTCTTCAAGGTCGGCGCGGTGCCGTTCCAGGCGTGGACCCCTGACGTCTACCAGGGCGCCCCGACGCAGGTGACTGCCTTCATGGCGGCTGCCACCAAGATCGCAGCCTTCGCCGCGATCATGCGCCTGTTCTACGTCGCCTTCGGCTCCGAGCGCTGGACCTGGGAGCCGATGCTCTGGGTGATCGCGGTGCTGTCGATGGTGATCGGTGCCGTCCTGGCCGTCGCCCAGAGCGACATCAAGCGCATGCTGGCCTACTCGTCGATCACCCACACCGGCTTCCTGCTCACCGGTCTGGTCGGGATCCACTCCGCCGACGGCCTGGCCGACGGCCAGATCACCGCGACCCAGTCGGTGCTGTTCTACCTGGTGACCTACGGCTTCATGACCGTCGGCGCCTTCGCCGTCGTGACCCTGGTCCGCGACGCCGGGGGAGAGGCGACCCACCTGTCCCGGTGGACCGGTCTGGGCAAGGAGTCCCCGGTCGTGGCCGGTGTCTTCGCGCTGTTCCTGCTCGGCTTCGCCGGGATCCCGTTGACCGCCGGCTTCGCGGGCAAGTGGGCGGTGTTCGCCTCGGCGATGAGCGCCGGCGCCTGGCCGATCGTCGTGATCGCCGTGCTGACCAGCGCGATGGCGGCGTTCTTCTACATCCGGGTCATCGTGCTCATGTACTTCTACGAGCCGATCGGTGACGGACCGTCGGTCACGCTGCCGAGCTTCCTGACCGCGACGGCGATCGGAATCGGCGCCCTGGCGACCGTCGTGCTCGGCGTCGTACCCGGCCCCTTGCTCGACCTGGCAGCCCATGCGGGAGAATTCATCAGGTGA
- the paaI gene encoding hydroxyphenylacetyl-CoA thioesterase PaaI codes for MTPDEVAQRSAEAMWADDRASQSLGMSVSEVGPGRATVVMTVRPDMVNGHAIGHGGFTFTLADTAFAFACNSYNRSTVAATGQIRFLRPTRAGDVLVARAVERHREGRDGTYDVVVRCGDDVVAEFEGHSKEIGGTLFHRGSAREDPVEEET; via the coding sequence GTGACTCCCGATGAGGTTGCCCAGCGATCCGCCGAGGCGATGTGGGCCGATGACCGAGCCAGCCAGTCACTGGGGATGTCGGTGAGCGAGGTCGGCCCGGGCCGTGCCACGGTGGTGATGACCGTGCGACCCGACATGGTCAACGGTCACGCCATCGGCCACGGCGGCTTCACGTTCACCCTCGCCGACACGGCGTTCGCCTTCGCCTGCAACTCCTACAACCGCTCCACCGTGGCGGCCACGGGACAGATCCGGTTCCTCCGGCCGACGCGTGCCGGCGACGTCCTGGTCGCCCGGGCCGTGGAACGGCACCGGGAGGGGCGCGACGGCACCTACGACGTCGTCGTGCGCTGTGGTGACGACGTGGTCGCCGAGTTCGAGGGCCACAGCAAGGAGATCGGCGGCACCCTGTTCCACCGGGGCTCGGCCCGGGAGGACCCTGTGGAGGAGGAGACATGA